The following proteins are encoded in a genomic region of Hydra vulgaris chromosome 05, alternate assembly HydraT2T_AEP:
- the LOC136080717 gene encoding uncharacterized protein LOC136080717: MKIICVGYSKTGTKSMTKALNELGFVVHDFEEHYNINLENYITLLKDEEHEGLLKEMYEAVDAVIAFPTYVIWQKIFKAFPDSKVILTTRENYEVWFKSFEKTHSLIEKSRSKKYIRSLLSSTWSNIYYMEELAFNKIFPQNMSGTLNKENWINSMRLHEATVKQLVPKDQLLVYKVGEGWERLCQFLNKSVPVTQFPKENITEGNNVPFVTKSKTFEVFKKADNEFWRSCLLFHVVMTLCCGIGFCFVMNIKI; encoded by the coding sequence atgaaaattatatgTGTTGGATACTCTAAAACTGGAACTAAGTCAATGACGAAAGCACTAAATGAATTAGGCTTTGTCGTTCACGACTTTGAAGAACATTATAATATCAACTTAGAAAACTACATAACACTTTTGAAAGACGAAGAGCATGAAGGTTTGTTGAAAGAAATGTATGAAGCAGTAGATGCTGTCATTGCATTCCCTACCTATGTTATttggcaaaaaatatttaaagcttttcCTGATTCAAAAGTAATACTAACAACAAGAGAAAATTACGAGGTTTGGTtcaaatcatttgaaaaaacgcatagtttaatagaaaaatcaagaagtaaaaaatacattCGGTCGTTACTGAGTTCCACATGGTCGAATATATACTATATGGAAGAACTAGCTTTTAACAAGATTTTCCCGCAAAACATGTCTGGCACTCTAAATAAAGAGAACTGGATTAATAGCATGCGACTTCATGAAGCGACAGTCAAACAACTTGTTCCAAAAGACCAATTGTTGGTATACAAAGTCGGCGAAGGCTGGGAAAGATTGTGtcaatttttgaacaaaagtgTTCCCGTGACCCAGTTTccaaaagaaaatattacagAAGGAAATAATGTGCCGTTTGTTACAAAATCTAAAACATTTGAGGTGTTTAAAAAGGCGGATAATGAGTTTTGGAGATCATGTTTGTTGTTTCATGTAGTTATGACGTTGTGCTGCGGAATTGGATTTTGTTTTGTAATGAACATTAAAATTTGA